CGTCGGCTCGTAAGTGGTGCCAAACGCCTTGTTTTCCCATACGGCCCAACTGGGCAGGGCAGGGATTTCAGGGGAGTCGTAGCGGGCTGCGTAGTCGGTGGCCAGGCGCATAGCCGAGTCCATGGAGGAGCTCCACACAAGGTCGCCACTGTGGCTGCCCGAAGCCTGTTCGCTGATGTAGCGGTTGTACAGCTCGGTGCTGTTCATGTCGTGGTATTCGACTTTGATCTTGGGGTGGGCGGCCTCAAACGCGGCAATGAGCGGTGCGGCGGCTTTGGTGTCCGTGGTCGAGTAGACAATAACCTTGCCTTCTTTGTCCGCTGCTTGAGTCTGGTCGTCCTGAGCCCAGGCCGCTTGTCCGGCCAGCAGGCTGGCACTGAGTGACAGGGCGAGCAGGCTCAGGCGCTTAGGGGGGGTAAATGCTGACATTCGGGTCTCCTTGTTGTCAGAGTCCCGTCCTGTTGCGGGACTTCTTGGGTGATCGGTGTCATTGCATTGTCTGGACTCTAGCTGTCAGCATCCTGTCATTGGGGATGGGAAGGGGCTAGGGTCTTGCCGGCGTGTCGGTGACCAGACGTCGCCAGTTCTGCAGAAAACGGTGGCGGCGGGTGGGGTCCAGGCCCACTAACAAAGAGGGATTGAGAATAAGCGGTTGAATAATTCCAATTGATTGATTTTCAATGGTTTTTGTGAACCAGCTGCCCGTTTCCACGGCGTTGAGCGAGCCTAATCCGGCTGGGCCGGCGAGGGTTTGTTGGCCTTGGGGAGAGAGCAGGTAATCAATGAAAGCAGCGGCTAGATCGGGGCGGCGAGCTTGTTTATGAATCAGGGCGCTGCGGGTAAACACTGACACATAATCGCTGGGTACGATGATGGCAATGTCCGAGCCTGCTTTTTGCCGAGCCAGGGCATACGAGCCTAGTACGTTGTAGGCGACATCCAGGGTGCCATTGTCCAGATCATCCAAAATGGCACCGGTATTGGCATACAGACGGGTGCCGACACGGCCCAGGGCATTGGCCAAGCCCCAGAACGTGGAAGAGGTGCGTTCGTCGTACAGTGCAAACAGGTAGCCCACGCCACTGATCTGAATGTCATAGGTGCCCACCCGGCCCCTCAGACTGCCCTGGTTACGCTCCAGCAGCTTAAGCAGCGCTTCGCGAGAGGCCGGCAGCTCGTACGGTAAACGAGCCGGTGCGTAGGCGATGACGGCCGGCTCCAGCGTGAAGCCAAACACCTCATTGCGCCAACGTGCCCAGCCGGGCATGGTCTGGGTCAGACTGGATGTGTGCGCACGAGCATAGCCGTCGTTCGCCAGTTTGACCTGCATGTCCGCGGCCGAGCTGATCAGCAGATCCGTTTCAGGCAGGCTGCCTTGAGTGGTGTGCCGATACAGCGCGGTGGAATCCATCTCGTGATAAAGAATGCGTACGTGAGGCTGGATACGCTGAAAGTCCTGTACGAGCACTTCAAACAGTTCGGTGTCGGTAGGGCCAGCAATCACCAGCAAGGCCTGATCTTCCGGTCCAGGTGGACGGGGGGAGCGAGCCGGGTAGTCGTGACTGCGAATGCCCATATCGGGTTCCGCGGCGCTGGCGAGGGCGAAGGCTGGCTGGGGCTGGGCCAACATGCCCGTCATGATCAACGCTGCGATGAGCAGGGTCAGGGGGGGCGAGGGTCGGGGACTCTGGTAAAGGGTGGGGATTTCGATGCGGACTGTCAGACCCTGCGGGGTATGGTCACGCAAGAGCAACGTGCCTTGATGCGCTTGTACCACGGTGCGCACGATAGACAGCCCCAGGCCCGAACCGGGCCGCCCCTGGCTGCTGGGACCACGCTGAAAACGCTCCAGCAAACGGGTTTTGTCATCGTCACTGATGCCTGGGCCCAGGTCGGACACATCAAACACCACCCAACCG
This genomic interval from Alcaligenes ammonioxydans contains the following:
- a CDS encoding sensor histidine kinase, whose translation is MRRTLSIQQRVLALAVCLLAAALLALGLASRQYAQRAADSAYDRLLNAAALTIANAIQIDEGELSLELPYSAMAMLSEQEHIFYSVRSANSLISGYPDLGDTLPPATSSEPRYDTISYHGTAVRVATIGRLLTGQHSLGRGWITIRVAETLGTRQALADELLGRSTLSLTGLMLLALMITSLGIRRAFAPLAELETALRERSHDNLQPIDTPVPKEIRRLVDTLNAFMQRLQTAVGTLNNLVADAAHQIRTPLAAVHLQTQLAMDEPGSDTLRPRLRRILNNTTHATHLLNQLLMDATVSHRLDRSTMRPLDVAPLIQEIQGRVDPDRAHRLYIHLTPSARRAQILGDHVSLREMLRNVIDNAMLYSDEPVSVRIYTRPNGWVVFDVSDLGPGISDDDKTRLLERFQRGPSSQGRPGSGLGLSIVRTVVQAHQGTLLLRDHTPQGLTVRIEIPTLYQSPRPSPPLTLLIAALIMTGMLAQPQPAFALASAAEPDMGIRSHDYPARSPRPPGPEDQALLVIAGPTDTELFEVLVQDFQRIQPHVRILYHEMDSTALYRHTTQGSLPETDLLISSAADMQVKLANDGYARAHTSSLTQTMPGWARWRNEVFGFTLEPAVIAYAPARLPYELPASREALLKLLERNQGSLRGRVGTYDIQISGVGYLFALYDERTSSTFWGLANALGRVGTRLYANTGAILDDLDNGTLDVAYNVLGSYALARQKAGSDIAIIVPSDYVSVFTRSALIHKQARRPDLAAAFIDYLLSPQGQQTLAGPAGLGSLNAVETGSWFTKTIENQSIGIIQPLILNPSLLVGLDPTRRHRFLQNWRRLVTDTPARP